ACAGAAGAATGTCTGCTCAATACGAACCGTAACCCAGAACTGAAGCGCGAGGATATTGAAGAGTACGTGCGGAATTATACGGGTACAGATACTATTATCTGGCTTAAACGTGGTTTAAGTGGTGATGAAACCGATGGCCATGTGGATAATATCGCCTGCTTTGCTGCTCCGGGAAAAGTCATTATTCAGGTCTGTGAGGATCCGCAGGATGAGAATTTTGAGATTACACAGGAGAATCTTCGTATTCTGGAGAATGCGACAGACGCGAAAGGGCGTAAGCTGGAGATTATCAAGATTCAGCAGCCACCACGGGTGGATCATGACGGCAGCCGTCTGACGCTCAGTTATTTAAACTTCTATTTCGTAAACGGTGGAATTATATTGCCTGTGTTTGGCGGTACAGCGGTGGAGACAGATAAACTTGCCGAGGAAGTGCTGGCTGGTTTATTCCCCGAACGTAAGATTCGTACAGTTAACGGTATGGCAGTCATCACTGAAGGCGGGAATGTTCACTGCACTACGCAGCAAATGCCTGCTCAGCAATAATTGAAGGAAACTAAACGTCCAAAGGGACATTTATATACAAGGAGGACAGATTCTTGAGAAATGTAAAAGTAGCTGCGACACAAATGAGCTGTTCCAGTAATATTGATGAGAATATCCGCAAAGCCGAAACCCTGGCTAGAGAAGCAGCGGCACAGGGAGCGCAAATTATTTTGCTGCAGGAGCTGTTTGAGACTCCATATTTCTGCCAGAAAGAGAAAGCTGATTATTACGCATATGCAACAGAGCTAGAGCATAACAAAGCGATTAATCATTTCACAGCAGTAGCCAAGGAGCTGCAAGTGGTGCTGCCGATCAGTTTTTATGAGAAAAAGAATTACGCACGTTACAACTCACTGGCTGTAATAGATGCCGATGGAACGATATTAGGTAAATACCGCAAGAGCCATATTCCAGATGGTCCAGGGTATGAAGAGAAATTCTATTTCAATCCGGGAGATACCGGCTTTAAAGTATGGAACACTCGCTATGCCAAAATTGGCGTAGGGATTTGCTGGGATCAATGGTACCCAGAAGCGGCTAGAGTAATGAGTTTGATGGGAGCAGAGATTCTGTTCTATCCAACCGCTATCGGATCGGAACCGCAGGATGGATCGATCGATTCTAAAGATCATTGGCAGACCTGTATGCTTGGGCATGCAGCAGCTAACCTTATTCCAGTCGTTGCCTCTAACCGTATCGGTGAAGAAATTGATGAAGATTCTAGCATTAATTTCTACGGCTCTTCCTTCATTGCCGGACCGCAAGGTAATAAAATTGTTGAAGCAGGCCGAGATGAGCAAACCGTGCTGGTGAGCGAATTTGATCTGGATGCTTTGGAAGTCGGACGGATCGAGTGGGGAGTTTTCCGTGATCGCCGGCCAGATCTTTACAAAATGATTGGTTCTTATGATGGGGATATCATACTTTAATAGAATGCACAGTTAAATGTGCTAAAGGCATTGCTAGAGAGGATAGAATCTCTGGCAGTGCCTTTTTTGATATTTCAGAGAGAAATACGAAGGTTCTTCAAGTAGCACTACGCATAAAAGTCACAATAAAACATATTTATGTTATATAACATTACATTTAATAGAAAAGTTAATTGTCACCAATTCTTAATTCTGTTAAAATCTCTTTAAGTTATTTACAAAAAATAGGTTAAATGGAGATGGTGCTATGGGAAAAGGTTGGATTATGTCAGCTTTTGTTGCATTGATGATCGTGGGATTAGTGGGATGTGGGTCGAATAATGCAAATAGCAATAAAAGTGCGGGAGTAGAGAAGATCAAATTTGCCAGTGATGCTAGTTATGCGCCAATGGAATATATGGACACGGATACGATCAAAGGATTTGATATTGATTTCATTAAGGCAGTTATGGAAGAAGCCGGACTTAGCTATGAGGTCACCAATACAGGCTGGGACACGATGCTTACGAGTGTAAAGCAAGGGACGGAGTATCAAGCGGGACTATCTTCAGTATCCATCACGGACGAACGTAAAGAAACGTATGACTATTCCATTCCTTATTTTGAATCTACCAACATGATTATGGTCAAAGAAGGCAGTGATATCAAAAATGCCCTCGATCTTAAAGATAAAAAGGTTGCTGTGCAGGCTGCTACTACCGCCGATGAGCTAATGAGTGGAATTATGGGGATTGATAACGCAAATCTGAAGCGTTTTGACAGCAATGCGGTAGCGTTGATGGAACTGAATGGTGGTGGAGCCGACGCGGTTGTGGCAGACATTGCCATAGTGCGTGAGTACATGAAGAACAATCCGAAGCAGAATTTGGTGGGAATCGTGGACACAGAGAATTTCGGAGCTGAATATTACGGTATTCTATACCCGAAAGGCAGTGATTTAAGAGCGAAACTGGATCCTGCCATCCAAAAGGTATTGGAGAATGGAAAGTATGCGGAGATCTACAAAACATGGTTCGGCGAAGAGCCTAACTTAGATAATCTGTTGAAGGCAAAATAAGAGGAGAAGCTAATAGGCGTGCGTAATGATTGCTATTGCGCATGCTTCTTTTTTAATCATTTGTGACCTAAAGAAGAGAAGAGAAGGGAAGAGTCCTATGGATTTTAGATTGGACATCATCATTCAGTATTTGCCTGTCTTATTAAAAGGGACCCTGCTGACGATCGGTATTTCTGTGGTCTCTATTTTATTTGGCTCTATTCTGGGTCTGGGGATTGGATTCGGAAAAATGGCACCAAAATGGTATTTGCGCTGGCCTTTTCATTCTTATATCAATTTCTTTCGAGGGACACCGCTGTATGTGCAGATCCTGATTGTTCACTTTGGAGTGATTCCCCCAATTTACGGTAAAACCAATGCGCTGATCACTGCGTTTGTTGCATTGTCGCTTAATTCGGCAGCTTATTCCGCTGAGATTTTTCGGGCAGGTATTCAATCTATCGACCGCGGACAGCGGGAGGCAGCTATTTCACTTGGGATGACAAATTGGCAGGCGATGCGATTTATTATTTTACCGCAGGCGATCAAACGGATGGTTCCGGCTTTTGGCAACGAATTTATTGTATTAGTAAAGGACTCTTCACTTCTTGCGCTCGTAGCCGCACCGGAAATTATGTATTGGAGCAATACAATGAAAGGGCAATATTTGCGGATCTGGGAGCCTTATTTGACGGCGGCACTTATTTATTTCATTCTCACCTATACTCTTAGCAAGCTGCTAAACTACGTCGAACGGAGGCTGTAATATGAGTGAGCTTATGATTTCAGTGCGAAATTTACATAAATCATTCGGAACAAATGCAGTATTGACCGACATATGCATTGATATTTTCAGTCAGGAGGTTGTGGTGGTGATCGGCCCGTCTGGATCAGGTAAATCTACCTTTTTGCGATGCCTGAATTTACTGGAGCAGCCGCAGAGTGGTGAAATTGTGATCGAGGGTACCTCATTGATGGACGCGAGTACTAATATTAATGCTATCCGCACAGAGCTAGGAATGGTATTTCAGCAGTTTAATCTATTTCCACATATGAAGGTGATTGAGAACATTATGCTTGCGCCGATTCGGGTGCGGAAATGGTCTCCAGATAAAGCTCGGCAAAAAGCGTTGGAACTGCTGCAAAAGGTAGGATTAAGTGAAAAAGCAGAGATGTATCCAGCTTCATTGTCCGGAGGTCAGGCTCAGCGGGTTGCGATTGCTAGGGCGCTGGCGATGGAGCCCAAAATAATGCTTTTTGACGAACCCACCTCTGCGCTGGATCCGGAAATGGTCGGTGAAGTGCTGGCAGTGATGAAGGATTTGGCCCGTGAGGGGATGACGATGATTGTGGTAACCCATGAAATGGGCTTTGCACGTGAGGTTGGGGATCGTGTGCTGTTCATGGAACAGGGCGAAATCGTAGAAGAAGGCAGTCCGGAGCAATTGTTCGGAAATCCTATGCAAGAACGGACACAATCTTTTCTATCAAAAGTACTGTAAGAGTTTGGAAAAGTAGAATATTGCTATTTTATCAGGTATATTAGAAGAGTAAACCGTGATTCAGAGATCTACTATGAAAATTCTGTCGGATACGTGGAGAGGAGGCTCTGGGATATCTTTTGTTATCATAATCTTGCGGTGATAGAAGGAGAATACGATGAGCACATTTAAAAGCTGGTTGAATACCACCAAAAACGGACTAACAGATCAAGTGAAGAAATTTAAAAATAAAGATTTCATGAATGCGGTAGTTGCGGGCTGCGCCTTAGTTGCTGCTGCCGACGGTAAAATAGAAGAAGCTGAAAAGAATAAAATGGCCGGCTATATGAATATGAGCAATGAGCTAAAGGTATTTGACATGAGAGACGTCATTACCCAGTTCAACTTTTATGTAAGTAACTTTGAATTTTCCCCGGAAATCGGTAAGCAGGAAGCACTCAAAGCCATCGGTAAGTTTACCGGCAAACCGGATGTGGGGCGCGTAATTGTGGGTGTATGCTCAGCTATCGGCTCTGCTGATGGTGATTTTGATGACCATGAAAAAGCGGTTGTACGGCATATCTGCGGTGTCTTGGGATTAAACCCTAGTGAATTTAGTTTATAAACGATGTAATACCATATACATGAGTTCGGATGAAACGTATTTAGTTCTTTAGCGTATCACTGATAGAACATACAAAAGCTAGACTAACAAATGGTGATTCTTTTTAGGGAATGGAGGTACGTAAAGTTGGCTGGAATTAATCTGGTAAAAGGTCAGAAGATTGACCTCACAAAAGGTAATGCAGGCTTATCTAACGTAATTGTAGGTTTGGGCTGGGATCCAGCTGAGCCGTCTCGCGGATTCTTCGGGATGAAGAAACAGGCCAACGTGGACTGTGATGCTTCAGCACTGATGCTTAATGAGAACGGTAAGCTAGTTAAGAAGGGGAACCTGATTTGCTTCCACAATAAGCAAAGCCCTTGTAACTCTGTCATTCATTCCGGAGACAATCTCACGGGTGATGGAGACGGAGACGATGAGCAAATCATGGTCAACTTGAATGCCATTCCTTCCGATGTACACAAGGTTCTTGTAGTCGTGAATATTTATGATGCTACGAACCGTAAACAGGATTTCGGACTGATCAAATCAGCTTATATCCGTGTGATAAATGCTGTAGGCAACAATGAGCTGATCCGCTTCAACCTATCTGATAATTACAATGGTTATACAGCGCTTATTTGTGGGGAGCTTTACCGGCAAGGTGGCGAATGGAAGTTCGCCGCAATTGGTGAGGGCAGTCACGCGGCGCATATTAATCAACTGGCGGAACGTTACGTATAATCCAAATAAAAGAAAAGAGGAATGTTATCATGGCAATTAATCTATCCAAGGGTCAAAAGATCGATTTAACAAAAACAAATCCAGGTCTGTCCAAAATCACAGTAGGTCTTGGTTGGGACACTAATAAATATGACGGCGGTAAAGATTTCGATTTGGACGTTTCCGTATTCTTGACTAATGCGAACAGCAAAGTTGAAAAAGAAACGAACTTTATTTACTTCAATAATAAGCAAAACGAAAATGGTTCTGTTATTCATACAGGCGATAACCGTACTGGAGACGGCGATGGCGATGATGAGCAGGTTCAAGTAGACCTTCTGAGTATCCCAGCGGATGTAGAAAAGATAGCATTCACTATTACTATTTATGAAGCTGAAGCTAGAAGCCAAAACTTCGGACAAGTTTCTCGTTCTTATGTACGTATCGTAAATGATTTGAACAATGAAGAACTAATTCGTTTCGATTTGGGTGAAGACTTTTCTATTGAAACTGGCGTTGTTGTCGGTGAGCTATACCGTCACGGTGCAGAGTGGAAGTTCAATGCAATCGGTAGCGGCTACAAAGACGGCTTGAGCGGTTTGACTCGCGATTACGGCTTGCAATAAATCTTGTGGTATAAATCTTGTAGTATTGATCTTGTGGTTACACAATGAACTGAATCTACTCATGAAAGAAGGTTATGTCAGTGACGATCAGTCTTTCCAAAGGACAGCGGATTGATCTTACCAAGACTAATCCAGGTCTAACAAAGGTAGTTGTTGGATTGGGCTGGGACACTAATAAGTATAGTGGAGGTCAAGATTTTGACCTCGATGCTTCAGCGTTTCTGCTTCATGAAGACGGCAAAGCTAAAGGTACAGATGATTTTGTATTCTATAACAACCCTAATGGTGGTGCAGGTTCCGTAGTCTATACGGGGGATAACCGTACAGGTGAAGGCGACGGAGATGACGAGCAAATTATCGTTGATTTCAGCAAAGTGCCTGCACATATTCAGCGGATTGGTATAACTGTAACGATTTATGATTACGAAGCTCGTGCACAGAACTTTGGACAAGTCTCCAATGCTTTCGTACGTGTGGTGGATGCTTCGACGGATCGTGAAGTGCTCCGTTACGACCTGGGTGAGGATTTCTCAACAGAGACGGCAGTTGTATTCTGTGAATTCTACCGCAATGGTGCGGATTGGAAGTTCCAGGCAGTAGGTAGTGGTTTTGGCGGCGGCCTTAGCGCATTGTGTAAAAATTATGGGCTGGACGCGCAATAGCATCTTCCGGGCGGGGTCATCACCGATCCTGCCCTTTTTTTGGAATTTAAGAAAGTATAAGTTTCACCCTCACAAAGGACCTGGATTAGGTCGCGGAGTATAAACTCCATTTTGTGGGGTTATTTAAAAATGTAAGAAAGTATAAGGTTCACACGATACTTTGAGTCTTATATTTCTCGCTTAAACGCTTGCCCTCTTTATGAGGACGCCGAAGGCGTTTATGCTTGCTCCATTTATAAAGGTGGTGTAAGAATGGGTATTACAGTTGTCAAAGGACAAAAGGTTGACCTAACGAAAGGAAATCCTGGACTTGATTCTCTTATTGTAGAGATTGGATGGCAATCGCCATCTGCATTAGAGATCGATACTTCTGCTTTTCTGCTTGGTGCACAAGGTAAAGTAAGCAAAGATGAGGATTTGATATTTTATAATAATCCGTCTACGCCTTATATCAGATATAAGGAAATGCCTACATCCAACAGTCTCAAGCAATTTGACGTGGAACTAAATAAAGTTCCTTCTGATGTGATGAAACTCGCGTTTACACTCACCATTTATGATGGCGAGAAGCGAGGTCAAAGTTTTAGGCAGGTAAATCAGGCCTATTTTCGGATTCTGAATCAAGTAACAGGTGCGGAGCTTCTCCGATGTGATCTTGAAAATCATTTCTCCGTGGAAACGGCTGTTGTGGTAGGAGAATTATATAGATATAACGGTGAATGGAAATTCAGCGCCATTGCTGCAGGATTTGCTGGCGGTTTAAAGGAGCTGTGTCTGAACTTTGGGATAGAGGCGAACGATGAACCTACACCAACACCGACACCGACACCGACACCAGTACCTAAGCCTGCAGCTCCGCAACCAGAGCTTAAACGTCAATCAGCGCCGATCGCGGAGCCTAAGATTCAAATTCCGCCACCTCCTGCAGCTGCACCTTCACCTGTAGGACCTCCACCGATCAATCTCAACCTGAAGAAGATCGAACTGAAGAAAAAAGGTGATTCGATCAACCTGAAGAAATCAGCTGGTGGTTTAGGTGAATTGCTGATTAACCTCAACTGGAATCAGAAGCAGGGCGGAGGGCTTTTTAATCGTAAAAACGGTGTGGATTTAGATCTTGCTTGTCTATATGAGCTGAAGAATGGCAGTAAGGGAGTTGTTCAGGCGCTGGGCAATGCGTTTGGTTCGTTAAACCAGCCTCCATATGTCATGCTTGACGGAGATGATCGGACAGGCTCTGTGACAACTGGTGAGAATCTGCGGATTAATGGTAGCAAAATTTCCGAGATTGAACGAATTCTAATTTTTTCTTTTATTTATAAAGGTGTTACCAATTGGTCAGAAGCTGACGGTGTTGTCACGATTACTCAGAGCGGTGGACCCGATATTGTTGTCAATTTGGACGAGCACAACAACCGTAAAGGTATGTGTGCAATCGCGTTATTTCGGAATGTGAATAACGAGACATTCAGTGTTGAACGGCTGGTCCAATATTACAGTGGTCATCGGGAGATTGATGAGGCTTATGGTTGGGGACTGCGCTGGGTTGCTGGCAGTAAATAGACGATTTTTTCGGAGGCGCAAGTGTAATGGATTGGTTCGCTGATTTTTTCAGGAATATTAGTGAGAACTACGGGCATTTTTTCTCATGGAGCGATGTCGTAGGTACGCTCTCTGACCCGGTTAGCTGGGGGATTATAGGGAGCTTAGTGCTATTGGAAGGGCTGCTCTCTGCAGATAATGCGCTCGTGCTTGCTGTTATGGTGAAGCATTTACCTAAAGAACAACAGAAAAAGGCGCTCTTCTACGGAATCATAGGTGCTTATGTATTCAGATTTTTGGCTATCGGTCTCGGGACCTTTCTTATCAAATTCATGTTGGTTAAGGTTCTCGGTGCAGCCTATCTCTTTTATATCGCTTATGGCGGATTGTTTAAGGGCGGCGGCGACGAGAAGATCGAGAATAAGGGGTTCTCTTTTTGGAAGACGGTTCTCCTTGTTGAATTAATGGATATTGCTTTTAGTATTGATAGTGTCATTGCTGCATTTGGTGTTAGTAACCAGGTTTGGGTGCTCTTTATGGGCGGAATCATAGGTGTTCTGATGATGCGGGGAGTAGCGCAATTATTCTTGAAGCTTATTGATAAAATCCCGGAACTTGAGCGTGCTGCTTTTGCGCTTATTGCCATTATTGCCGGTAAAATGCTCGCGGGCGCTTTTGGATACGAAATGCCACATGTATTATTCTTTTCAATCATTATTCTTGTATTCGGTGGTACGATTCTTTACAGCGTACTGCGTAAGAAAAAAGAAGCCCATAGAAATGCTTGATTTCAAAGGTAGTTGAACACTGCTGCTTTCAGGTAATCGTATATGTTTATAGCGTAGGCCTTCACTTATATATGAGAGAACCGGATAAGGTATAGCTGGTTCTGCCACTCTCTATAGGAGAGGCCTACGCTTGTTTTGCTTGGCTTCGCAAAACTATAAGGGGGAACCATCTTGAGATACTTCGATTACCTGACGATTGAACAAGAAACAGCCTTATTTTATAATCGGCCGATTTCATTTAACCATAATACTACGAGCAAGGATTTGTTGGCATATGCTGTTGGTGCTGCTCTTTATATGCCAGCAACTCGTGCTAGTGTTCCAGAAGATATTTTGAAGCTTAAAAGTGCAGGACTTGTAACCGTTATTATTGATCTGGAGGATGCGATCGGAGATAACGAGGTTGACCATGCAGAGGAGTCTCTCATTCAGCATCTTATTTTTCTCGCCGCATATGAGGAGAATGAGCCAAGCGGGAGTGATAGTCTTCCGCTTCTTTTCATCCGAGTTCGTAATCCAGAGCAGCTGCGGCAGCTGATTTTTCGATTAGGATCTTTGGTTACGATGTTAACGGGTTTTGTTTTTCCTAAGTTTTCGGTCGACAATGGAATCCAATATTTTGAGGCGATTGCCGATTACAATAGAACGCGCAGCTATTCAGATCCAGTGCTATACGGCATGCCAATCCTGGAAAGTGCGCCTATTATTTACCGCGAGAGCCGGGTAGACAGTCTTTTATCTATTCGTAATTTGCTAGGGAACTATCGTGAGTATGTGTTGAACGTTAGAATTGGAGCAACAGATTTTTCTAGTTTATTCGGACTGCGTCGAAGTCCTGATATTAGTATCTATGATCTTACCCCTATTCGAGACTGCATATCAGATATTATTAATATCTTTGGTAGAGTGGAAGAGGGATATGTAATTTCCGGACCGGTCTGGGAGTATTTTGCGAATAAAGGACATCGGGTGCTTCGGCCACAGCTAAGACAGACTCCGTTTGAAGACACCTATGGTAAAAACGGCCGCGACATGCGAAACAGTTACATTTCTAGCAGCGTGGATGGGCTTATTCGTGAAGTGATTTTAGATAAAGAAAATGGGATCTTGGGCAAGACAATTATACATCCCTCACACCTCAGACCTGTTCAGGCCATGTACACGGTAATGCACGAGGAATATGTTGATGCCTGCAGTATCGTAGAGAGTAACGATGGTAGCCTAGGAGTCTTCAAGAGTCAATATTCTAATAAGATGAACGAGATTAAGCCGCATTTGAACTGGGCAAAACGGATTTTACTACGATCACAAATATACGGGGTGTTACATGAACAACAGCATTTTGTCAGATTATTACCCGAGAACGAATTTACACACGTATAACATAGTCGAGAACCTACAGGTCACGGTTACTGAAACATCTAATCCCTTTCATTTGCCTGCGGATACTTTATTCTCCATGGCAGCCCGGATTAATAAGAAGCGCTCCTTTTTGTTCGTCAGCAAGGTGCTTGGCAAACATATCCCTGTTAATCCATACACTCCTCTACTAAGTGGTGCTGCATTAGCGCTGCTGTTATATCAGGAGATGAACGATGATTCTACAGATAAGGGTAGGATGGATGACTTATTGAATAAAGCTGTGCATGGACTGATTCACCCTGAGTCTGCCAAGGAAGCCTATCAACATTTGCTAGGAGCACGGTTAGTTCTTCCTAAGCCTGTTGTTTTTATTGGCTTTGCTGAGACTGCAACTGCACTCGGTCACAGTGTGTACAACATGTTTGCCGATGCAGCATCATATATTCATACTACGCGTGAACATATCCTCGATTTGGAGTCGATTGTTAGCTTTGAAGAGGAGCATTCACATGCGGTCGACCATTCATGTTACGCCTTGAATGCTGAACTATTATCAGGGACTGAGCCGATTATACTGGTGGATGATGAGATTACAACGGGGAATACAGCAATTAATACGATCCGTGATATTCAGTCCAAATTCCCTCGGGAGGAATACGTAGTCGTTTCTATTTTGGATTGGAGGAGCGGTAATAATCTTCACACCTATAGCGAATTAGAACAGGAACTAGGGATTCGGATTAAGTCCTTATGTTTACTGCAAGGTAGTATTGAAGTGAAAGGCACGCCTTTGCTTCATGCTGGGAATGACAAAGATTTATGTCCGTCTTCAGAAGAAGCCGAAGTGGTGACTACTTATGTGGTGGACGGTTTAGAACGTCTGCAGGTGACATCTATAGATTCATATGGCGACACTAACGCATCTCCTTATGTGAAATACAGCGGCCGATTCGGTCTGGATTCGCTGAATAATGATGGGATGGATGAAGGCGTCACCCGGATTGCGGCACAGCTTAGAGAACTACGAGAGGTGGATTCTAGGACTCTTGTGATGGGTGTAGGGGAATTTATGTACCTTCCTATGCGGATAGCGGCTGAGATGGGGGAAGGTGTTTCCTATCAGTCTTCCACACGCAGTCCAATACATCCTGAGCATCGGGCAGATTACGGGGTACATAGTGCTTTCGCATACCCTTCAGCTGGTGATCCGGAAATTACAAACTTTATTTATAATGTAGCCCCTGGTCAGTATGATGAAATATTCGTGCTGATTGAGCGTGATGTACCGCATGAACGAATGAAACCGATGCTTGATATACTGAAGGCACTGGCCCGCCATAAAGTGCATCTTATTGTACTGACTCCTGAAGGAAGAAGTGGAGGTCCCCAGGATGAAGGGAACAAGTAAACATAAAGTCATGGATAAACAAATAGCAGAACCGGTTCCGCTAGGGAGCTATCCACCGTCAGATGTTACGTTTTTGCTCAAGGATCTTAGTGATGTATCGCTGGAGCTGGCGACGGAAGTAAGGGAGGAAGCTATTCAATCGGGTGTCCATTATTCTGAGATGCTGCCTGTTGAATATCAGCCTACCGAGCAGTATATTGACTTGTTTCATGAGACGCTGCAGCAATCGGCTAAGAGGGTAGCTTTGGCTGTTGCCATTGTCTCTGAGATGATTGTCGCAAGAAGAGGGCTAGGTTGTGTGCTGGTCTCTTTGGCTAGAGCAGGAACACCCATTGGTATATTGATTAAGCGTTATATCGCAGAGAGATACGAAGTAGATCTACCGCATTATAGTATTTCTATTATTCGGGGCAAAGGGATAGATGAGAATGCGATTCTCTATATTCTGCAGAAGCATGGACTTGATTCTGATTTGCAGTTTGTCGATGGATGGACAGGAAAAGGGGCTATCCGTGGGGTGCTGATTGATTCTTGCAACAGCCTCTATGAGAAGTATGGTATTCGCTTAAATGATGATCTTGCCGTATTGGCTGACCCTGGAAACTGCGCAGGCATGTTTGGGACTAGAGAGGACTATCTCATTCCTAGCGCCTGCTTAAACTCTACTGTTTCAGGATTGATGAGCCGAACGGTGTTACACGCTGATCTCATTGGTCCTGAGGATTTTCACGGCTCAAAGTTTTATAAGGAGTGGCTGAATGCGGACGAGTCCAATGTATTTATTGATACAATCTGTCCGTATTTCTCTTCCGTAGTAGCAGAAGCGAAGAGCGCCTGCGAACAGATGCTGGAGCATCCGCCCGAAATCACTTGGCAGGGTCTTCGTGATATTCAGAGTATTCAGGAAACTTTCGGCATAGATAACATCAATCTGATAAAGCCGGGAGTCGGAGAAACAACACGCGTATTACTGCGCAGAGTACCTTGGAAAATTCTTGTCGATACTATGGATAATCCGAATCTAAAGCATATTCTTCTCTTAGCGAAGGACCGGGGCGTTCCTGTTGAGATCTTTCCTGGAATGACGTACTCCTGTTGCGGAATAATTAAACCGCTGAAAGGGGAGACGGAATGATATATGCCAGTGATCTAGATCGTACTTTGATCTATTCTTTAGGTGCAATTGGTGTTCCTGAGAATACTCCGGGTCTAATTCCGGCGGAAATTATCGAGGGGAAGACGAGATCTTACATTTCGCAGCAAGCATTAAATCAGCTACTCGATCTTACCACACGGGTTATTTTTGTCCCGGTTACTACGCGTACGGTACAACAATACAAGCGTATTAATCTGTTTCAAGAAACGGTCATACCTGACTATGCCGTTACAAGCAATGGGGGGAATATTCTAATCGGTGGAGTTGTCGATAAGGAATGGAGAGAATCAATCGGTAGGTTGGTAGCTCGTCACTCTGCTGGGGCTGAAGAGGTTAGATCATATATCAAGGCAGTTGTACGTGAGGATTGGATCATTAGTGAGAATTATTGTGATGATCTATTCTACTCCTTCATGGTTTATCGGGATCAGTTACCTTTAGATGAAATCACTAATCTATCAGATCGGCTCTATAATCTCGGCTGGAGAGTTTCTTTACAAGGCCGCAAGCTGTACGCTGTGCCGGCAGCCGTGAACAAAAGCGACGCTATACTTCATCTGCGGCGCACCGTTCGCTCTGAGCCTATGGTAGCTTCTGGAGATTCCTTGCTAGATAAGAGTCTCCTTGAGAGTGCTGACTATGCTATTGCCCCCTGCCATGGTGAAATATTTGCAGAGCAACAGAGTGGTCTTGTAAAATCAAGGTATCCGTTTACGAAAGAATCAGGTGTATTTGCTGGAGATGAGATTTTGCAGTATGTAAATATGATCTATAATAATCTAACTGCATTGGGAGTGGGGCCACTATGAAAAAGGTAAATATTTATTTCAAT
This Paenibacillus sp. FSL R5-0345 DNA region includes the following protein-coding sequences:
- a CDS encoding TerD family protein; translation: MTISLSKGQRIDLTKTNPGLTKVVVGLGWDTNKYSGGQDFDLDASAFLLHEDGKAKGTDDFVFYNNPNGGAGSVVYTGDNRTGEGDGDDEQIIVDFSKVPAHIQRIGITVTIYDYEARAQNFGQVSNAFVRVVDASTDREVLRYDLGEDFSTETAVVFCEFYRNGADWKFQAVGSGFGGGLSALCKNYGLDAQ
- a CDS encoding TerD family protein; protein product: MGITVVKGQKVDLTKGNPGLDSLIVEIGWQSPSALEIDTSAFLLGAQGKVSKDEDLIFYNNPSTPYIRYKEMPTSNSLKQFDVELNKVPSDVMKLAFTLTIYDGEKRGQSFRQVNQAYFRILNQVTGAELLRCDLENHFSVETAVVVGELYRYNGEWKFSAIAAGFAGGLKELCLNFGIEANDEPTPTPTPTPTPVPKPAAPQPELKRQSAPIAEPKIQIPPPPAAAPSPVGPPPINLNLKKIELKKKGDSINLKKSAGGLGELLINLNWNQKQGGGLFNRKNGVDLDLACLYELKNGSKGVVQALGNAFGSLNQPPYVMLDGDDRTGSVTTGENLRINGSKISEIERILIFSFIYKGVTNWSEADGVVTITQSGGPDIVVNLDEHNNRKGMCAIALFRNVNNETFSVERLVQYYSGHREIDEAYGWGLRWVAGSK
- a CDS encoding TerC family protein, whose translation is MDWFADFFRNISENYGHFFSWSDVVGTLSDPVSWGIIGSLVLLEGLLSADNALVLAVMVKHLPKEQQKKALFYGIIGAYVFRFLAIGLGTFLIKFMLVKVLGAAYLFYIAYGGLFKGGGDEKIENKGFSFWKTVLLVELMDIAFSIDSVIAAFGVSNQVWVLFMGGIIGVLMMRGVAQLFLKLIDKIPELERAAFALIAIIAGKMLAGAFGYEMPHVLFFSIIILVFGGTILYSVLRKKKEAHRNA
- a CDS encoding HpcH/HpaI aldolase/citrate lyase family protein, whose product is MRYFDYLTIEQETALFYNRPISFNHNTTSKDLLAYAVGAALYMPATRASVPEDILKLKSAGLVTVIIDLEDAIGDNEVDHAEESLIQHLIFLAAYEENEPSGSDSLPLLFIRVRNPEQLRQLIFRLGSLVTMLTGFVFPKFSVDNGIQYFEAIADYNRTRSYSDPVLYGMPILESAPIIYRESRVDSLLSIRNLLGNYREYVLNVRIGATDFSSLFGLRRSPDISIYDLTPIRDCISDIINIFGRVEEGYVISGPVWEYFANKGHRVLRPQLRQTPFEDTYGKNGRDMRNSYISSSVDGLIREVILDKENGILGKTIIHPSHLRPVQAMYTVMHEEYVDACSIVESNDGSLGVFKSQYSNKMNEIKPHLNWAKRILLRSQIYGVLHEQQHFVRLLPENEFTHV
- a CDS encoding phosphoribosyltransferase family protein → MAARINKKRSFLFVSKVLGKHIPVNPYTPLLSGAALALLLYQEMNDDSTDKGRMDDLLNKAVHGLIHPESAKEAYQHLLGARLVLPKPVVFIGFAETATALGHSVYNMFADAASYIHTTREHILDLESIVSFEEEHSHAVDHSCYALNAELLSGTEPIILVDDEITTGNTAINTIRDIQSKFPREEYVVVSILDWRSGNNLHTYSELEQELGIRIKSLCLLQGSIEVKGTPLLHAGNDKDLCPSSEEAEVVTTYVVDGLERLQVTSIDSYGDTNASPYVKYSGRFGLDSLNNDGMDEGVTRIAAQLRELREVDSRTLVMGVGEFMYLPMRIAAEMGEGVSYQSSTRSPIHPEHRADYGVHSAFAYPSAGDPEITNFIYNVAPGQYDEIFVLIERDVPHERMKPMLDILKALARHKVHLIVLTPEGRSGGPQDEGNK
- a CDS encoding cysteine protease StiP family protein; translated protein: MKGTSKHKVMDKQIAEPVPLGSYPPSDVTFLLKDLSDVSLELATEVREEAIQSGVHYSEMLPVEYQPTEQYIDLFHETLQQSAKRVALAVAIVSEMIVARRGLGCVLVSLARAGTPIGILIKRYIAERYEVDLPHYSISIIRGKGIDENAILYILQKHGLDSDLQFVDGWTGKGAIRGVLIDSCNSLYEKYGIRLNDDLAVLADPGNCAGMFGTREDYLIPSACLNSTVSGLMSRTVLHADLIGPEDFHGSKFYKEWLNADESNVFIDTICPYFSSVVAEAKSACEQMLEHPPEITWQGLRDIQSIQETFGIDNINLIKPGVGETTRVLLRRVPWKILVDTMDNPNLKHILLLAKDRGVPVEIFPGMTYSCCGIIKPLKGETE